The Desulfovibrio legallii genome has a window encoding:
- a CDS encoding DnaA ATPase domain-containing protein codes for MQEQWAKISENLKKMLDSGVFKVWIAPLHATVGVDSLQLTAPSAFVAHWLEHKMLPALQQAAAPVLGLDPAAIAVKVGVATDRRAREADPAPSRPAIVTDAGAAPRLKESAAPTARVSRRAEQAPLPLPLPAYRPAPALWRYSFADLVVGPPNHMAVAAAQDMSQRGGCVQTLFVSSASGLGKTHLAQAVGRAIADQGEAARVGYFTAEEFATRFVCSLKSHDVEGFKSRFRNLDMLLLEDVHFFQGKEKMQDMALAVVKNLQARGGRVIFTSSFSPRELQHVDSQLVSHFCSGILTDMGRPTEEMRRHILERKARSFQVLLPDPVCQLLASRLNGDVRQLESCLNSLVFKARLLNCGLNVDLAMEVLSQYASVCCEPDFPTILRLVCQSYGLNERQLASRSRRKECVQGRNLVYYLARKHTSLTLEQIGEKFNRRHSTVIKGITSVERELSKESSLGRQMARAVQLIERNAGLSAVQ; via the coding sequence ATGCAAGAACAATGGGCAAAAATTTCCGAAAATCTCAAGAAAATGCTTGATTCCGGCGTTTTCAAGGTTTGGATTGCCCCTCTCCACGCCACCGTGGGGGTGGACAGTCTGCAGCTTACAGCGCCCAGCGCCTTTGTAGCCCACTGGCTGGAACACAAGATGCTCCCCGCCTTGCAGCAGGCGGCGGCCCCCGTACTGGGGCTGGACCCCGCAGCCATTGCCGTGAAGGTAGGGGTGGCGACGGACCGCCGCGCCCGCGAAGCCGACCCGGCGCCCTCCCGCCCGGCAATTGTAACCGACGCCGGCGCTGCGCCGCGCCTCAAGGAAAGCGCTGCACCGACGGCGCGCGTGTCGCGCCGGGCAGAGCAGGCCCCCCTGCCCCTGCCCCTGCCCGCCTACCGCCCGGCTCCGGCGCTCTGGCGCTATTCTTTTGCAGATCTGGTGGTGGGCCCGCCCAACCACATGGCCGTGGCCGCTGCTCAGGACATGAGCCAGCGCGGCGGCTGTGTGCAGACCCTTTTTGTCAGCTCTGCTTCCGGCCTGGGCAAAACCCATCTGGCCCAGGCCGTGGGAAGGGCCATTGCAGACCAGGGCGAGGCCGCCAGGGTGGGGTATTTTACGGCCGAAGAATTTGCCACCCGTTTTGTTTGTTCGCTCAAATCCCACGATGTGGAAGGCTTCAAATCCCGCTTTCGCAATCTGGATATGCTCCTGCTGGAGGACGTGCACTTTTTTCAGGGCAAGGAAAAAATGCAGGACATGGCCCTGGCCGTGGTCAAAAACCTGCAGGCCAGGGGCGGCCGCGTCATTTTCACCTCATCTTTTTCACCGCGCGAGCTGCAGCATGTGGACAGCCAGCTGGTCTCGCACTTCTGTTCCGGCATCCTTACTGACATGGGTCGCCCCACCGAGGAAATGCGTCGCCACATTCTGGAACGCAAGGCCCGCAGCTTTCAGGTGCTCTTGCCCGACCCGGTCTGCCAGCTTCTGGCCAGCCGTCTCAACGGCGACGTGCGTCAGCTGGAATCCTGCCTCAACAGCCTGGTTTTCAAGGCCCGTCTGCTCAATTGCGGCCTCAATGTAGACCTGGCTATGGAGGTGCTCAGCCAGTACGCCAGCGTGTGCTGTGAGCCGGATTTTCCCACCATTCTCCGTCTGGTCTGCCAGAGCTACGGCCTCAACGAACGCCAGCTGGCCTCGCGCTCCCGCCGCAAGGAATGCGTCCAGGGCCGCAACCTGGTCTATTATCTGGCCCGCAAGCACACCAGCCTGACCCTGGAACAGATCGGCGAAAAATTTAATCGCCGCCACTCCACGGTCATCAAGGGCATTACCTCAGTGGAGCGTGAACTTTCCAAAGAAAGCTCCCTCGGCCGCCAGATGGCCCGCGCCGTGCAGCTTATTGAGCGCAACGCCGGTCTGTCCGCCGTGCAGTAG
- the rpoC gene encoding DNA-directed RNA polymerase subunit beta': MSLDDLFTARGTSSNVTNIRNLKAIQISIASPEAIREWSYGEVKKPETINYRTFKPERDGLFCAKIFGPVKDYECNCGKYKRMKHRGIVCEKCGVEVIASKVRRERMGHIELAAPVAHIWFLKTLPSKIGTLLDMTMADLEKVLYFDSYIVLDPGQTNLQKRQVISEDQYLQILDHYGSDEVMTVGMGAEAVRSLLEELDLEKLRQELRDEGEATKSQTKKKKIIKRLKIVEAFLESGNKPEWMIMEVIPVIPPELRPLVPLDGGRFATSDLNDLYRRVINRNNRLKRLMELGAPEIIIRNEKRMLQEAVDALFDNGRRGRAIAGTNGRPLKSLSDMIKGKQGRFRQNLLGKRVDYSGRSVITVGPYLKLHQCGLPKKMALELFKPFIYSELEKRGHASTIKSAKKMVEREELVVWDILSEVVREYPILLNRAPTLHRLGIQAFEPLLVEGKAIRLHPLVCSAYNADFDGDQMAVHIPLSVEAQIECRVLMMSTNNILSPANGGPVIVPSQDIVLGLYYMTVERSFEQGEGMTFCAPWEVESAYDSGQVSLHARIHVRMPDGKIYKTTPGRVLVSDILSPGLSFDLVNCVLTKKAIAKLVGEAYRQCGIKATVILCDKVKNLGYEFATRAGVTIGVKDLTIPVKKKDILAASQAEVDDIEHQYRDGIITRTEKYNKVVDVWTKATQDVSTEMIREISYDTLTDPKTGKQEQNSSFNPIFMMSNSGARGNQDQMRQLAGMRGLMAKPSGEIIETPITSSFREGLSVLQYFTSTHGARKGLADTALKTANSGYLTRRLVDVVQDVIVSEHDCGTVDGIELTHIKDGGDIKTPVWERAVGRVLLYPVYDPEQPDTVLLPENTLLNEQEAAVLKDKGIASITVRSPLTCQAERGICALCYGRDLARGHLVNTGETVGIIAAQSIGEPGTQLTMRTFHIGGTASSTIEKNKFEALNPGRVILSRVRSVTNRDGVELVLGKSGQLTIVDAQGREREKYILPNGARLLVHDGQEVAQGTTLAEWDPFNEPFVCEEEGVIRFTDIVDGKTVQEKVDDITRQASLTIMEYRTTNFRPSISICDENGNVKKRSHGAAAAVYSLPVGSIIMIKDGEVIQPGDIIARKPRETSKTKDIVGGLPRVAELFEVRKPKDMAVVSEISGTVTYEGESKGKRKLMVTPEIGEAKEYLVPKGKHITAADGDFVEAGDPLTEGYPELHDILRTRGEKYLARYLVDEIQEVYRFQGVGIDDKHIEVIVRQMLKKVTILDSGGTSFLVGEQVDKAEFRQENLKAVAEGRTPATAEPLVLGITQASLTTSSFISAASFQETTKVLTEAALRGKEDHLRGLKENVIVGRLIPAGTGYRQYVNGDIVVPDQKERPDKFLEELEENPILVDLHND; encoded by the coding sequence ATGAGCCTGGACGATCTTTTCACCGCCCGCGGCACGTCGAGCAACGTGACAAACATCCGCAACCTGAAAGCCATCCAGATTTCCATCGCCTCGCCCGAGGCCATCCGCGAATGGTCTTACGGCGAGGTGAAAAAACCGGAAACCATCAACTACCGCACCTTCAAGCCGGAACGGGACGGCCTTTTCTGCGCCAAAATCTTCGGCCCGGTGAAGGACTACGAGTGCAATTGCGGCAAATACAAACGCATGAAGCACCGCGGCATTGTCTGCGAAAAGTGCGGCGTGGAGGTCATTGCCTCCAAGGTGCGGCGCGAGCGCATGGGCCACATTGAACTGGCCGCGCCCGTAGCGCACATCTGGTTTCTCAAGACCCTGCCTTCCAAGATCGGCACACTGCTGGACATGACCATGGCCGATCTGGAAAAGGTGCTCTACTTCGACTCCTACATTGTGCTGGACCCCGGCCAGACCAACCTGCAGAAGCGTCAGGTCATTTCCGAAGACCAGTACCTCCAGATCCTCGACCACTACGGCAGCGACGAAGTCATGACCGTGGGCATGGGCGCCGAGGCCGTGCGCTCCCTGCTGGAAGAACTGGACCTGGAAAAGCTGCGCCAGGAACTGCGCGACGAAGGCGAGGCCACCAAAAGCCAGACCAAGAAGAAAAAAATCATCAAGCGCCTTAAAATTGTAGAGGCTTTTCTGGAATCGGGCAACAAGCCCGAATGGATGATCATGGAAGTCATCCCCGTAATTCCGCCGGAGCTGCGCCCCCTGGTGCCCCTGGACGGCGGGCGCTTTGCCACCTCCGACCTCAACGATCTCTACCGCCGGGTCATCAACCGCAATAACCGCCTGAAGCGGCTTATGGAGCTGGGCGCGCCGGAAATCATCATCCGCAACGAAAAGCGCATGCTGCAGGAAGCCGTGGACGCTTTGTTCGACAACGGCCGCCGCGGCCGCGCCATTGCGGGCACCAACGGTCGGCCCCTCAAGTCCCTTTCGGACATGATCAAGGGCAAGCAGGGCCGCTTCCGCCAGAACCTGCTGGGCAAGCGCGTGGACTACTCCGGCCGCTCGGTCATCACCGTGGGCCCCTACCTCAAGCTGCACCAGTGCGGTCTGCCCAAGAAGATGGCTCTGGAGCTGTTCAAGCCCTTCATCTATTCCGAGCTGGAAAAACGCGGCCACGCCTCCACCATCAAAAGTGCCAAAAAGATGGTGGAGCGGGAAGAGCTGGTGGTCTGGGACATCCTCTCCGAAGTGGTGCGGGAATACCCCATTCTGCTCAACCGCGCGCCCACCCTGCACCGTCTGGGCATCCAGGCCTTTGAACCCCTGCTGGTGGAAGGCAAGGCCATTCGTCTGCACCCGCTGGTCTGCTCCGCCTACAACGCGGACTTTGACGGCGACCAGATGGCCGTGCACATTCCCCTTTCCGTGGAAGCGCAGATTGAATGCCGCGTGCTCATGATGAGCACCAACAACATTCTCTCGCCCGCCAACGGCGGCCCGGTCATCGTGCCCTCGCAGGATATTGTCCTGGGGCTCTATTATATGACTGTGGAGCGCAGCTTTGAACAGGGCGAAGGCATGACCTTCTGCGCGCCGTGGGAGGTGGAATCCGCCTACGACTCCGGCCAGGTTTCACTGCACGCCCGCATCCATGTGCGCATGCCCGACGGCAAGATCTACAAGACCACCCCCGGGCGCGTGCTGGTCAGCGATATCCTTTCGCCCGGCCTTTCGTTCGATCTGGTCAACTGCGTGCTGACCAAGAAGGCCATTGCCAAGCTGGTGGGCGAAGCCTACCGGCAGTGCGGCATCAAGGCCACGGTCATCCTCTGCGACAAAGTCAAAAACCTGGGCTACGAATTCGCCACCCGCGCGGGCGTGACCATCGGCGTTAAGGATCTGACCATCCCGGTGAAGAAAAAAGATATCCTGGCCGCCTCCCAGGCCGAAGTGGACGACATTGAGCACCAGTACCGCGACGGCATCATCACCCGTACAGAAAAGTACAACAAGGTGGTGGACGTGTGGACCAAGGCGACCCAGGACGTTTCCACTGAAATGATCCGGGAGATTTCCTACGACACGCTCACCGACCCCAAGACGGGCAAGCAGGAGCAGAACTCCAGCTTCAACCCCATCTTCATGATGTCCAACTCCGGCGCGCGCGGCAACCAGGACCAGATGCGCCAGCTGGCCGGCATGCGCGGCCTGATGGCCAAGCCTTCGGGCGAAATTATTGAAACGCCCATCACCTCCTCCTTCCGCGAGGGGCTCTCGGTGCTGCAGTACTTCACCTCCACCCACGGCGCACGCAAAGGCCTGGCGGATACAGCCCTTAAAACGGCCAACTCCGGCTACCTTACCCGCCGCCTGGTGGACGTGGTGCAGGACGTTATCGTTTCTGAACACGACTGCGGCACGGTGGACGGCATTGAGCTTACCCACATCAAGGACGGCGGCGACATCAAGACCCCGGTGTGGGAACGGGCCGTGGGCCGCGTGCTGCTCTACCCCGTGTACGACCCGGAGCAGCCGGATACCGTGCTGCTGCCCGAAAACACGCTGCTCAACGAGCAGGAAGCGGCCGTCCTCAAGGACAAGGGCATTGCCTCCATCACGGTGCGCTCGCCCCTTACCTGCCAGGCCGAACGCGGCATCTGCGCCCTGTGCTACGGGCGCGATCTGGCCCGCGGGCACCTGGTCAACACGGGCGAAACCGTGGGCATCATCGCGGCCCAGTCCATCGGTGAGCCGGGTACCCAGCTCACCATGCGCACCTTCCACATCGGCGGTACGGCTTCAAGCACCATTGAAAAAAACAAGTTCGAAGCCCTCAATCCCGGCCGCGTCATTCTCAGCCGCGTGCGTTCCGTCACCAACCGCGATGGCGTGGAGCTGGTGCTGGGCAAGAGCGGCCAGCTGACCATTGTGGACGCCCAGGGCCGCGAACGCGAAAAATACATTCTGCCCAACGGCGCGCGTCTGCTGGTGCATGACGGACAGGAAGTGGCCCAGGGCACCACCCTGGCTGAATGGGATCCCTTCAACGAGCCCTTTGTGTGCGAAGAAGAAGGCGTCATCCGCTTTACGGACATTGTGGACGGCAAAACCGTGCAGGAAAAGGTGGACGACATCACCCGTCAGGCCAGCCTGACCATCATGGAATACCGCACCACCAACTTCCGCCCGTCCATCTCCATCTGCGACGAGAACGGCAACGTCAAAAAGCGCAGCCACGGCGCGGCCGCGGCGGTCTACAGCCTGCCCGTGGGCTCCATCATTATGATCAAGGACGGCGAGGTCATCCAGCCCGGCGACATCATCGCCCGCAAGCCGCGCGAAACCTCCAAGACCAAGGATATCGTGGGCGGCCTGCCGCGCGTGGCCGAGCTCTTTGAAGTGCGCAAGCCCAAGGACATGGCCGTGGTTTCGGAAATCTCCGGTACCGTCACCTACGAGGGCGAATCCAAGGGCAAACGCAAGCTGATGGTTACGCCGGAAATCGGCGAGGCCAAAGAATACCTGGTGCCCAAGGGCAAGCACATCACTGCGGCGGACGGCGACTTTGTGGAGGCCGGCGACCCCCTCACCGAGGGCTACCCCGAACTGCACGACATCCTGCGTACCCGCGGCGAAAAATACCTGGCCCGCTATCTGGTGGACGAAATTCAGGAAGTCTACCGCTTCCAGGGCGTGGGCATTGACGATAAGCACATTGAAGTCATCGTGCGACAGATGCTCAAAAAGGTCACCATCCTGGATTCCGGCGGCACCAGCTTCCTGGTGGGCGAACAGGTGGACAAAGCCGAATTCAGGCAAGAAAACCTCAAGGCCGTAGCCGAAGGCCGCACTCCGGCCACGGCAGAACCCCTGGTGCTGGGCATTACCCAGGCCTCACTGACCACTTCTTCCTTCATCTCGGCAGCCTCCTTCCAAGAGACCACCAAGGTGCTCACCGAAGCCGCCCTGCGCGGCAAGGAAGACCATTTGCGTGGCCTGAAGGAAAACGTCATCGTGGGTCGGCTCATTCCGGCCGGTACCGGCTACCGTCAGTACGTTAACGGCGACATTGTGGTGCCCGATCAAAAGGAACGTCCCGACAAGTTCCTTGAAGAACTTGAAGAAAATCCCATCTTGGTGGACCTGCACAACGATTAG
- a CDS encoding molybdenum ABC transporter ATP-binding protein, whose product MLEVDIAKAREDFALRLRFRVPRGGVCVVFGPSGSGKSTLINCIAGLETPDAGRIACDNKILFDAAAGVNLPPEARGLGYVFQDARLFPHLNVRENLCFGLRYHRNVDAGQRRHAPDLENVARLLDILPLLERAPATLSGGERQRVAVGRALLCRPRLLLMDEPLAALDMTLKRDLLAYLARIPEHWDLPVLYVTHAPGEALALGSAMLLLQAGRLAAQGPVAPTLAEARRLGLLPMDTFYPTGEIFHETSHVA is encoded by the coding sequence ATGCTGGAGGTGGATATCGCCAAAGCGCGGGAGGATTTTGCCCTGCGTCTGCGCTTCCGTGTGCCGCGCGGAGGGGTCTGCGTGGTCTTCGGCCCGTCCGGTTCGGGCAAGAGCACCCTCATCAACTGCATAGCCGGGCTGGAAACGCCAGATGCCGGGCGCATAGCCTGTGACAACAAAATTTTGTTTGACGCTGCGGCCGGGGTCAACCTGCCGCCCGAAGCCCGTGGCCTGGGCTATGTGTTTCAGGACGCCCGCCTTTTTCCGCATCTGAACGTGCGGGAGAACCTCTGTTTCGGCCTGCGCTACCACCGCAATGTTGATGCAGGTCAAAGGCGACACGCGCCGGACCTGGAAAACGTGGCGCGCCTGCTGGACATCCTCCCCCTGCTGGAGCGCGCCCCGGCCACGCTTTCGGGCGGCGAACGGCAGCGCGTGGCCGTGGGCCGGGCCTTGCTCTGCCGCCCGCGGCTGCTGCTTATGGACGAACCTTTGGCGGCCCTGGACATGACTCTGAAACGCGATCTGCTCGCCTATCTGGCCCGGATTCCAGAGCACTGGGATCTGCCCGTGCTCTATGTGACCCACGCGCCGGGGGAGGCTCTGGCTCTGGGCTCCGCCATGCTGTTGTTGCAGGCGGGGCGGCTGGCGGCGCAGGGGCCGGTGGCCCCCACCCTGGCTGAAGCGCGGCGGCTGGGGCTCTTGCCCATGGACACTTTTTATCCCACAGGAGAGATTTTCCATGAAACATCGCATGTGGCCTGA
- the rpoB gene encoding DNA-directed RNA polymerase subunit beta, producing MGQLTKQFGKIKISLPIPHLLNLQIDSYQKFLQEGLPVEDRKPDEGLEGVFRTVFPIEDFNKTASLEFVNYEVGEPKYDQAECISKGLTYEAPMRIKVRLVVYDTDEASGNRTIRDIKEQDIYFGTLPLMTEKGTFIINGTERVIVNQLQRSPGIIFEHDGGKTHTSRKVLYSCRVIPMRGSWLDFDFDHKDILYVRIDRRRKMPATILFKAMGMSKRDILEYFYTTEHYRLEQNNTLFWEVRKDLYRKDNAYADITAPDGNVIVRAGKPITKRGWRLICEAGIEAIEVRPDALDGMFLSEDAVNPETGEVLAEAADEITPGLLDRLREAGITRLAVLHTKGTDTSSSIRDTLALDRIPDQQRAQEEIYRRLRPSSPPTAEIAASFFDNLFRNADYYDLSPVGRYKLNQRLGLDEPADTRILTDKDILTAIKVLVQLKDSHGPADDIDHLGNRRVRLVGELVENQYRIGLVRMERAIKERMSLQEISTLMPHDLINPKPVAAVLKEFFGTSQLSQFMDQTNSLSEVTHKRRLSALGPGGLTRERAGFEVRDVHTSHYGRICPIETPEGPNIGLIVSLTTFAKVNDYGFIETPYRVVREGRVTTDVVHLDASREGDQVVAQANARLDAQGNLLDEFVTVRVKGEVEMRPREEVTLMDISPSQMVSISAALIPFLEHDDANRALMGSNMQRQAVPLLRSEKPLVGTGMEVDVARDSGACIVAPADGLVQYADADRIVVSYEGDLYPKQGGVRAYDLLKFHKSNQNSCFGQKPTCYPGQKVKKGQILADGPGIDEGQLALGKNLVVAFMPWCGYNYEDSILISERTVKEDVFTSIHIEEFEVVARDTKLGPEEITRDIPNVSEDMLRNLDESGIIRIGAAVKPDDILVGKITPKGETQLTPEEKLLRAIFGEKARDVKNTSLKVPPGVEGTIIDVKVFNRRSGEKDDRTLAIESHDTAVLDQKEADHMRALTDRTRELLTPHVLGKQIAASVPGKKKGDVLLEAGAALSEDVLAQIPVKKLAGLFKSKEVNDQVAEQLKGYDRQVEYLKAVYDSKREKVTEGDDLPPGVIKMVKVHIAIKRKLSVGDKMAGRHGNKGVVSCILPEEDMPFFADGRPVDIVLNPLGVPSRMNIGQIMETHLGWGAKELGRQLAELVDSGAAMQVVRNEVKDVFASEDINALVDDMDDEEFAASVRKLRNGIVTKTPVFDGATEEEIWGWMDKAGLANDGKTTLYDGRTGVAFKNRVTTGVMYMLKLHHLVDEKIHARSTGPYSLVTQQPLGGKAQFGGQRLGEMEVWALEAYGAAYLLQEFLTVKSDDVTGRVKMYEKIVKGDNFLEAGLPESFNVLVKELMSLGLNVTLHQEEGKKKPRRQEFFQERETEN from the coding sequence ATGGGCCAGCTCACCAAACAGTTCGGCAAAATCAAGATTTCCCTCCCTATCCCCCATCTGCTCAACCTGCAGATAGATTCCTACCAAAAATTCCTTCAGGAAGGCCTGCCGGTAGAGGACCGCAAGCCCGACGAGGGCCTGGAAGGCGTGTTCCGTACCGTTTTCCCCATTGAAGACTTTAATAAAACTGCCAGTCTGGAGTTCGTCAACTACGAAGTGGGCGAGCCCAAGTACGACCAGGCCGAGTGCATTTCCAAAGGCCTGACCTACGAGGCCCCCATGCGCATCAAGGTGCGCCTAGTGGTCTATGACACGGACGAGGCCTCGGGCAACCGCACCATCCGCGACATCAAGGAGCAGGATATCTATTTCGGCACCCTGCCCCTGATGACCGAAAAAGGCACTTTTATCATCAACGGCACAGAGCGGGTCATCGTCAACCAGCTCCAGCGTTCGCCCGGCATCATTTTTGAGCACGACGGCGGCAAAACGCACACCAGCCGCAAGGTGCTCTACTCCTGCCGGGTTATCCCCATGCGCGGCTCCTGGCTGGATTTTGACTTTGACCACAAGGACATCCTCTACGTCCGCATTGACCGCCGCCGCAAAATGCCCGCCACCATTCTGTTCAAGGCCATGGGCATGAGCAAGCGGGATATCCTTGAGTACTTCTACACCACCGAGCACTACCGGCTGGAGCAGAACAACACCCTGTTCTGGGAAGTGCGCAAGGATCTCTATCGCAAGGACAACGCCTACGCCGACATCACCGCGCCCGACGGCAACGTCATTGTGCGCGCCGGCAAGCCCATTACCAAACGCGGCTGGCGGCTCATCTGCGAGGCGGGCATCGAGGCCATTGAAGTGCGCCCCGACGCCCTGGACGGCATGTTCCTTTCCGAAGACGCGGTAAACCCCGAAACCGGCGAAGTGCTGGCCGAAGCCGCGGACGAAATCACCCCCGGCCTGCTGGACCGCCTGCGCGAGGCGGGCATCACGCGGCTTGCCGTGCTGCACACCAAGGGCACGGACACCTCCTCCTCCATCCGCGATACCCTGGCCCTGGACCGCATCCCCGACCAGCAGCGCGCACAGGAAGAGATCTACCGCCGTCTGCGGCCCTCTTCGCCGCCCACGGCCGAAATCGCCGCCAGCTTCTTTGACAACCTGTTCCGCAACGCGGATTACTACGACCTCTCGCCCGTGGGCCGCTACAAGCTCAACCAGCGCCTGGGCCTGGACGAGCCCGCCGACACCCGCATCCTGACGGACAAAGATATCCTCACCGCCATCAAGGTGCTGGTGCAGCTGAAGGACAGCCACGGCCCGGCCGACGACATCGACCACCTGGGCAACCGCCGCGTGCGCCTGGTGGGCGAGCTGGTGGAAAACCAGTACCGCATCGGCCTGGTGCGCATGGAGCGCGCCATTAAGGAACGCATGAGCCTGCAGGAAATTTCCACGCTCATGCCCCACGACCTGATCAATCCCAAGCCCGTAGCCGCAGTGCTCAAAGAATTTTTCGGCACTTCGCAGCTTTCGCAGTTTATGGACCAGACCAACTCCCTTTCCGAAGTGACGCACAAAAGGCGTCTTTCGGCCCTGGGCCCCGGCGGTCTGACCCGTGAACGCGCGGGCTTTGAAGTGCGCGACGTGCACACCTCGCACTACGGCCGCATCTGCCCCATTGAAACGCCGGAAGGCCCCAACATCGGCCTTATCGTCTCGCTGACCACCTTTGCCAAGGTCAACGACTACGGCTTTATCGAAACCCCCTACCGGGTAGTGCGCGAGGGCCGCGTGACCACTGATGTGGTGCATCTGGACGCCAGCCGCGAAGGCGACCAGGTGGTGGCCCAGGCCAACGCCAGACTGGACGCTCAGGGGAATCTGCTGGACGAATTCGTCACCGTGCGCGTCAAGGGCGAAGTGGAAATGCGCCCGCGCGAAGAAGTGACCCTCATGGATATTTCGCCCAGCCAAATGGTCTCCATCTCGGCGGCGCTCATTCCCTTTCTGGAGCACGACGACGCCAACCGCGCGCTCATGGGCTCCAACATGCAGCGTCAGGCCGTCCCTCTGCTGCGCTCGGAAAAACCCTTGGTGGGCACGGGCATGGAAGTGGACGTTGCCCGCGACTCCGGCGCCTGCATTGTGGCTCCGGCCGACGGGCTGGTGCAGTATGCGGACGCCGACCGCATCGTGGTTTCCTACGAGGGAGATCTCTACCCCAAGCAGGGCGGCGTGCGCGCCTACGACCTGCTCAAGTTCCACAAGTCCAACCAGAACTCCTGCTTCGGGCAAAAGCCCACCTGCTACCCCGGCCAAAAGGTCAAAAAAGGGCAGATTCTGGCGGACGGCCCCGGCATTGACGAAGGCCAGCTGGCCCTGGGCAAAAACCTGGTGGTGGCCTTCATGCCCTGGTGCGGCTACAACTACGAAGACTCCATCCTCATTTCCGAACGCACGGTGAAGGAAGACGTCTTCACCTCCATCCATATCGAAGAATTCGAGGTGGTGGCCCGCGACACCAAGCTGGGACCGGAAGAAATCACCCGAGATATTCCCAACGTCAGCGAAGACATGCTGCGCAACCTGGACGAAAGCGGCATCATCCGCATCGGCGCGGCCGTCAAGCCCGACGACATTCTGGTGGGCAAAATCACCCCCAAGGGCGAAACCCAGCTCACCCCGGAAGAAAAACTCCTGCGGGCCATCTTCGGCGAAAAGGCCAGGGACGTGAAAAACACCTCCCTCAAGGTTCCGCCGGGGGTGGAAGGCACCATTATCGACGTAAAGGTCTTCAACCGCCGCTCCGGCGAGAAGGACGACCGCACCCTGGCCATTGAGTCCCACGACACTGCCGTGCTGGACCAGAAGGAAGCCGACCACATGCGCGCCCTTACGGACCGCACCCGCGAGCTGCTGACCCCGCACGTGCTGGGCAAGCAGATTGCCGCTTCCGTGCCCGGCAAAAAGAAGGGCGACGTGCTGCTGGAAGCGGGCGCCGCGCTGAGCGAAGACGTACTGGCGCAGATTCCCGTCAAAAAGCTGGCCGGGCTCTTCAAAAGCAAGGAAGTCAACGACCAGGTGGCGGAGCAGCTCAAGGGCTATGACCGCCAGGTGGAATACCTTAAGGCCGTCTACGACTCCAAACGCGAAAAGGTTACCGAAGGCGACGACCTGCCCCCCGGCGTCATCAAAATGGTCAAGGTGCACATCGCCATCAAGCGCAAGCTCTCGGTGGGCGACAAAATGGCCGGCCGCCACGGCAACAAGGGCGTGGTTTCCTGCATCTTGCCGGAAGAAGACATGCCCTTCTTTGCCGACGGCCGTCCCGTGGACATCGTGCTCAACCCCCTGGGTGTGCCTTCGCGTATGAACATCGGGCAGATCATGGAAACGCATCTGGGCTGGGGCGCCAAGGAACTGGGCCGACAGCTGGCCGAACTGGTGGATTCCGGCGCGGCCATGCAGGTGGTGCGCAATGAGGTCAAAGACGTCTTTGCCTCTGAAGACATCAACGCCCTGGTGGACGACATGGACGACGAGGAATTTGCCGCCTCGGTGCGCAAGCTGCGCAACGGCATCGTTACCAAGACCCCCGTGTTTGACGGCGCCACTGAAGAAGAAATCTGGGGCTGGATGGACAAGGCGGGTCTGGCCAACGACGGCAAGACCACCCTTTACGACGGCCGCACGGGCGTGGCCTTCAAAAACCGGGTGACCACGGGCGTCATGTACATGCTCAAGCTGCACCACCTGGTGGACGAAAAAATCCACGCACGCTCCACGGGCCCCTACTCTCTGGTCACCCAGCAACCCCTGGGCGGCAAGGCGCAGTTTGGCGGCCAGCGGCTGGGCGAAATGGAAGTCTGGGCCCTGGAGGCCTACGGCGCGGCCTATCTGCTGCAGGAGTTCCTCACCGTCAAGTCCGACGACGTGACCGGTCGCGTGAAAATGTACGAAAAGATCGTCAAGGGCGACAACTTCCTGGAAGCCGGCCTGCCCGAATCCTTCAACGTGCTGGTCAAGGAGCTTATGAGCCTCGGCCTCAACGTGACCCTGCACCAGGAAGAAGGCAAAAAAAAGCCCCGACGCCAGGAGTTCTTCCAGGAGCGTGAAACCGAGAACTAG